The genomic window CAGTCGCTGTTCAGCAGCGATTGGCGGCCACTGGAGGTGCAACTGCATTATCCGCCGCCGCACGACCGCAAGCGTTATCGCGAGTTCTTCGGTTGCCGCGTCACCTTCAATGCGGATGACGATGCGATCCTGTTGTCGGCGCACGACATGGAGCGCCGGATCCCGAGCGCGCATCCGCTGATCGCGAATTATCTGCGCAAACGGATCGAGGCGATCGAGACGCGCCCCGCAAGCTGGGAGGCAAAGGTCGACGAGGTCGTGCGCAGCCTGCTCGCCAGCGGCGATTGCACCGTCGAGCACGTGGCCGAGCATCTCGCCTGCACCCGGCGCACCATCCACCGGCGCCTTGCTGCATCAGGCAGCAGCTTCTCGGCCATCCTCGATGCACAGCGCGCCTATCTCGTGATCCAACTGATCGACGACACGCGCCGGCCGCTGGCCGACGTCGCCGTGCAGCTCGGCTTCTCCGCGCAGAGCGCCATGGCACGCTGGTTCCGCGGCCGTTTCGGCTGCACCGTCACCGAATGGCGCAAGGGCATGCGGGGCGAGGTGCCCTCGCAGACCGCGGCGTAAGCTCAGCGTGCCGGGACCGGCACGCCCATGATGGCAAGCGCCCGCCGGCGGCTGCCGGCGAGCAGCGGGCCGAACGCAATGGCAAATCCGAGGAATGCGACGACCCAGCCGCAAGCGGCGATTTGCAGCAGCGCGCCACTGTACGCAGGCAGTACCACCGCGGCGACCCGCGCCAGCGCCGCGACGATGATCGCGACGTAGATCCCCTGTGTCGCGGGCGAAGCCGTCAGCGCCTGCCCGGTGTGGCCGAGGCTCGCGCGCGTCATCACCGCGAGCGTCATGGTTCCGGCCGCCCCGGCCATCCAGGCGTGAATGCCCGCACTCGGCGGCAGCGCGCCGAAGGCAGCGAGCGCATGCAGGAGGAATCCGAGCGGCACGAAAAAATAGCCGACGTGGAGGATCAAGAGCAGCCGTTCGCGGAACGTGCGGTCGCCGGCCCAGCGCGCAAGCCGCACCAGGTGCAGCACGCCGACGAGCGTCATCGCGACGCCGGTGACGGCATTCAATGGCGCCACGATCCACGCGATGAGCGCGAGCGCGCTGCATCCGATCACCGCGCCGTCGAAGCGTCCGAACGGCACCGGCAGGCGGCCGGGATTGAACTTGACCAGCCAGTTGCGGGTGAAGCTCGGGATGATGCGGCCGCCGATCAGCGCGATCAGCAGCACGACCACGCCGATGCCGATGCGGATGCCGATATCGGCCGTGCCTTCGAAGTGCGTTTCGAGATGAAAGGCGATGTTGCCGGCAAGCAGCACCAGCACGAGCGCCACCACAGGCAGGTTGCGCCAGTTACCGCCTGCCATGATCTCGCGCGCCGCGGCGGCGACGACCAGCGCCAGGAAGGCGGCATCGACGAGAAGCGCGAACACCCAGCCCGTGTCGGCCGACAGCATCACCGCAATGCGCCCGGCAAGCCAGACCACCAGCAGCGCCCCCAGCGAGGTGCCCTGGATCGGCAACCGCCCGGTCCAGTTCGGGATCGCCGTGAACAGGAATCCGGTGATCACCGCAGGCAGGAAGCCGTAGAGCATCTCGTGGACATGCCAGTCGCGCGGGGCGAAGGCTGATGTCACTGACAGCTCGCCATAGAACATCGGCAGCCAGACCAGGATCGACACGGCGGCCTGGATCGCGGCGAACAGGAAAAAGGGCCGAAAGCTGTTCGCAAACAGCGGCCAGCCCTCAAAGTTGCGGGATCGGGCGCCAGCCATGGGGTCAACTCCTGGAAATTCAAACCGGTGTCTGGAAAAATACTGCCGCCCGGCCGGCCCGTTTTGCGCTATCGCAAACTGTTGGACGATTGCAGGTGCCATCACACTCCCCAGCGCCAAGGAGACAGAATGGCCAAGGTCGACACATCGCTGGTTGCGCATTTGCCGCTGTTTGGGGGCGTCAAGCCGGAGGACCTCGAGGAAATCCTGCGCGAGGCCCGCTCGGCGCGTTACCCCAAGAACAGCACCATCTTCGAGCAGGGGGCGGACGCGCAGTCCTTCTTCCTGCTGCTGCACGGCCACGTCCGGGCCGCCAAGACCACGCCGACCGGCGAGCAGATCGTGGTGCGCTATGTCGCGCCCGGCGAGACGTTCGGCCTCGCGATGGCGATCGGAGCCGCGCACTATCCGGCGACGGCGATGGCGGTCGACGACAGCGTGGTGCTGATCTGGCCGACCTCGGCCTGGCCGCGGCTGATCGAGCGGTTTCCCTCGCTCGCCGCCAACACGCTCCAGACGGTCGGCACGCGCCTCCAGGAGAGCCACACCCGCATCCTGGAAATGTCGACCCAACAGGTCGAGCAGCGCGTCGCGCATGTGCTGCTGCGCCTCGCCAAGCAGTCCGGCAAGAAGCTCGATCATGGCATCGAGATCGACTTCCCGATCAGCCGCCAGGACATCGCGCAGATGACCGGTACCACGCTGCACACCGTCAGCCGCATCCTGAGTGGCTGGGAGAGCCAGGGTCTCGTCGAGAGCGGCCGCCAGCGCATCATCCTGCGCGAACCGCACAGGATCGTCGTGCTGGCGGAGCGGAGCCCCGACAGCGGCGCGGCGTGAGAGCAGCGCCAGAACGTTTCCCTACCTGCTCTGTGCCTGCAAGATAGGAGCGAGGGGCGATTCCGCTTACGGCGAAAGCGCGCCCTCACCCGGGAATCCGCACGCGCCCGCGCGAATTCCGGACCACCTCACGCCGGCACGCAGTCGCAGAGCGCGGCGAGGAATTTCTCGCGGTCGATGCCATGCTCGCGGCAGGCGTCATCCACCGTGTGGAAGGTCGCGATCGGGCAGCCGACACAGGCCATCCTGAAGGCGAGAAACACACGGATCGTGTGCGGCGCCGTGCGCATGATGTCATCGACCAGATCGTCGGATCGGAAAGACATGGACAACTCCGTTCCGAGAGGACGATAGCGGAGCGCGGCGGAGTTTCTTTGTTGAAGCGCAAGCTGTTGCCAGTTCACCAGCTTGTCATTCCGGGGCGCAGCACGAGTCCGGAATCCATTGTGCAGCGCGTGATGTGGAACAATGGATTCCGGACTCGCGCCAAAGAGGCGCGCCCCGGAATGACGGAGAGAGCATCTAAACCGCCCGGCTGTGCAGCTGCTTTCCCGGATCCAGATGCGCGTCGAACGCGGCCGCGACGCTGCGGACCAGGAAGCGGGAGTCCCTGGCGACCGCGAGCTTGTCGCCGTCCAGCCTCACCACACCGTCAGAGATCAGCGGCTTCAGACGCGACGCCGACTTCAGCATCGCCTCGGGCTCTGCGCCATGGCGCGCGCAGATGTCGCCGAGATCGGCGCCGAACTCGCACATGATGCGCTCGATGATGTCGGCGCGCAGCCGGTCGTCATCGGTGAGCCCATAA from Bradyrhizobium zhanjiangense includes these protein-coding regions:
- a CDS encoding DUF1858 domain-containing protein, producing the protein MSFRSDDLVDDIMRTAPHTIRVFLAFRMACVGCPIATFHTVDDACREHGIDREKFLAALCDCVPA
- a CDS encoding Crp/Fnr family transcriptional regulator → MAKVDTSLVAHLPLFGGVKPEDLEEILREARSARYPKNSTIFEQGADAQSFFLLLHGHVRAAKTTPTGEQIVVRYVAPGETFGLAMAIGAAHYPATAMAVDDSVVLIWPTSAWPRLIERFPSLAANTLQTVGTRLQESHTRILEMSTQQVEQRVAHVLLRLAKQSGKKLDHGIEIDFPISRQDIAQMTGTTLHTVSRILSGWESQGLVESGRQRIILREPHRIVVLAERSPDSGAA
- a CDS encoding AraC family transcriptional regulator, producing MTDLIRSAGLSYYPEVARSVGLDPRQMMRKVRLPLACLDKPDTPIAVAGLRRLLELSAEASGAEDFGLRLAERGGLTNFGAVGLIVREQATVGEAIAAFSRFIHVHHEGMRLDVARDKHTVTVTLHLRGRQPSAPRQAIDMALGSVHRIIQSLFSSDWRPLEVQLHYPPPHDRKRYREFFGCRVTFNADDDAILLSAHDMERRIPSAHPLIANYLRKRIEAIETRPASWEAKVDEVVRSLLASGDCTVEHVAEHLACTRRTIHRRLAASGSSFSAILDAQRAYLVIQLIDDTRRPLADVAVQLGFSAQSAMARWFRGRFGCTVTEWRKGMRGEVPSQTAA
- a CDS encoding NnrS family protein, with translation MAGARSRNFEGWPLFANSFRPFFLFAAIQAAVSILVWLPMFYGELSVTSAFAPRDWHVHEMLYGFLPAVITGFLFTAIPNWTGRLPIQGTSLGALLVVWLAGRIAVMLSADTGWVFALLVDAAFLALVVAAAAREIMAGGNWRNLPVVALVLVLLAGNIAFHLETHFEGTADIGIRIGIGVVVLLIALIGGRIIPSFTRNWLVKFNPGRLPVPFGRFDGAVIGCSALALIAWIVAPLNAVTGVAMTLVGVLHLVRLARWAGDRTFRERLLLILHVGYFFVPLGFLLHALAAFGALPPSAGIHAWMAGAAGTMTLAVMTRASLGHTGQALTASPATQGIYVAIIVAALARVAAVVLPAYSGALLQIAACGWVVAFLGFAIAFGPLLAGSRRRALAIMGVPVPAR